Below is a genomic region from Dryobates pubescens isolate bDryPub1 chromosome 26, bDryPub1.pri, whole genome shotgun sequence.
CTACTGCAGCAACTTAAAAACCCAaaggacaacagaaaaaaaacaaacccaaaacaaagcaaaagcctAAAGCAGAAcaacaagcagaaaaagaacACCTTTCTTTTGAAGAACTGAAGGAGAAAACTACTTAAGTGTCAAGACATTTCCATGTAACAGTGCTCTGTTAAAGAGGCTTTGGGAGCAGCAGAGTTGGGCTGCTGGTAGCTGTTAACTTCCATTTCTAATCTGAATCAAGACAGCTTTCTTTAAAGCTCTCTTtccacacttcttttttttctccccacaaGTTACATTCTGCCATTCACATTCAGCATGAAAATGGAGAGAGTGAAATCCAGTTTGAGccactgctggccacagctgtCAGCCATGCAGTTCAAGGTGGTCAGTTCAGACGATTTGGTCTCCGTAGCCATGAGCGTTCTCTTGCACTGGACACGTCACAAAGGAGTCTGAGCTTGCTATCTTTAGCCTCCTGCCTGTTTTACcacagaacacagtctcaaattCCTACaaatcaaaagaaaaagttATGTTTGATGTAGGTAGTTACTTGAGCtgcatggtttggttttgctggtgtcttggggaaaaaatagaacaaCCTTTAGTGGGAAGTGCTGAGGGCAACAGAACCATCCAGAGGGGTAGATTTCTTCTCTCCACATTCCTTAAGATACTCAGCAGAGCCAGGATTACTCCGGGGCTGTAACTACTGTTGTGGTCTGGGAGCTGACTATAGGGCACAAACCTAACATCCACTTTGAGATAAATAATGTGGGCATGTAGCTGTGAATCCCAGCACTTAAGCACCAGATCATGGAAACTAACTTAGAAGGTAACTCTGTGAAACAGGTGGAAACAAAGAGGGGGAGAAATGATTTAAGAGGATCTGGGTTCTCCATTGTTGTGCAGACAGTGTCATGCTCAGGAACTGGGCTAACTAACTACATAACTACATTTTAAAGCCTGATCTGCACAGCCTGACTGGGGACAGCCTCTGATTTCACAGCACTGAACCAAACCAGCATTGAAAACAATCCAAGGCATTCCATGACACAAACAGCATTCCTCATGCTTTCAGCCACCACACCTTTAAAACATCTCACATTTTCACCAAGAACCAAAAGGAAATGAGATGTCCAACCTGTTTCAGGGAATCCCCGTGCCTCTCCTGGATGTATTTCAGGAAGGCAGTTGTCCACTGCAGAGTTGTTGCCTTGTCAGTGTCTACAGTGCAGAAGGGGACCAGAAGATTCAGCTCATCGCAGCACACCCGGATTCTGCGCCTACAGCCACACACAAAAGTTCCCAACTgatgggcaggaagggaggaatGAAAATCAGACTAGGAGAACTACACACATGTGCTACAAGCCATGCACCTTGGGGACTTTTTGTGGTTAGCTACAAGCTAACAAGAGGActtcatcactctctacaactacctcaaaggaggctggagccagatgggggttgatctcttctcacatgcaacaagtgacaggacaagaggaaatggcctaaagttgtggcaggagaggctcaggttggaattgggaaaaagcagaaaaaaaattcttcagagttctcaagcactggaacacattgttcagggaggtggtggagtcaccatgcctggaggtatttaaaagatgtggtgctgagggacatggtttagtggcagtggcctagcagcagtggtgggacttTGAGCTCTAGACGagctgttggactggatgatctcaaaggtctcttccatcctgaacagctctatgattctatgaagctttGTAGTTGTCTGGTAGGCATGTTAAACACAAGTTACCTTGTCCTTATGGAATCATTAAATGGTTTGAAGTCTTTCTGTTTGCTTataaagaaacaacaaacagaccccaacagaatagaataaaccaggttggaagagaccttcaagatcattgtgtccaacctattatccaacccacctaatcaactaaaccatgcaactaagcaccctatcaagtctcctcctgaacacctccagtgaataTGTTGAGGTGTTTTTTCCCCTAACACCAAACCCTCACCACCTGCATTGCTTTTGCTTGTAGGTAAAACCAAACCATGTTACATTTAGTCAGGATAATGCCAGGAGTATGACACCGGCAGCACCTGAGGCCACTCGTGCCAGGACTCACCTCCTGTCTCTCTCCAGGCGGTTGTGTCTCTCCCTTCTCTGGGCCACGCCATCCTGTGCCCCGCTGGGCACCTGCATGCTGGGGTTTGCCTGCCAAGGCCCCGGGGCAGAGGCAGGCCCCTGGCAGTCTGCTCGCAGGTTCTGGATCTCACCAAGAGGTTTGCGGTCTGCATTTGGGTCCAGCGGGCTGAGGTGGCCACAGCTTCTCCTGTTCATGGTCTGCTTGCATACGGTGTCCCCTGGGaacaacagaaaggaaaacaaccaTTTGGAGCCCTCCCTCTGATCACTGAGAATGGTGACCATGGAAAAGGTGTTTCGATCCCTGTATGAGGAATAACCTTTGAAGCTTTACAGACAACCCAGACCAACTCTTTCAGCAACGTGTCCTATGGAAGCCTCAGAGCACTGCTTGCTGTTTCAAAACCACCCAGCTTCTACTTCCTCAGAGAATCCACTGAGATCATgcctgctttcacagaatcccagcatggtggggataggaaaggacttctggagctcatccagtccaacctccctgctaaagcagggttccccatagcaggttgcccaggatcacaatgtccaggcatgCTTGGAACCGCTCCagaccaggagactccacaacctcactggccATCAATCTGAGGAGCACTTAGAGGGATTGAGCCTCTAGTTAGTTTGATATTAAACTGGACCTGGGatcaaaagtggtggaaagaaACCAGTTTCTTACTCTAGGCCCAGACTGTCCAAGACACTTTGCAACCTCAGGTTGTCACATTTCAAGCTAGAAGCACTAAACAACTTTGCAATCTAGCCCCATATTGCCTAGCTATAAACCCACATCTCCTGTGTGGCACTCAAGTAATATTAATGCTAGAAAACATCAATTCAGAAAACATTCTAGACCTGAAGGCCAAGAGAAAGCTAAGGGAAAAGAAGATAAGAGCTTCACCTCCAACTTTGATCCAGACTTCCTCAGGCAAAGATTTACTCATGGCAGCTACTGTCTGTTTTGTGGATTCAATCTCCTGGTAGCAGAAGGACAATGTCTTGGGTACCCCAAGGTCTTGGTGTTTGGCAGCTTCCAAAATAGTGCAAGAGGTTCCAGAGGTCTGTGCAAACAAGAAAGGAAATACTAAGAGGACCATTTACATTAAAAAGAAGTCTGCTTTGGTATCATCATGTTAAGTTTTAGCCCCATGATTCAGTGAGTGGTTATCACCTTCCCACCAAAATAAACTGGAGAAAACAGACTCATAGGAAATGGTACAAAgcatctcctccttctctcctgtgGATGAAGCTGATGATACACTGATAAACTCCAGAAAAGCATTCTCTCTTTCCTAGCAAGAAATCCAATGGCCTGCTGGTCACCACTCATCTTGTCcccatgtactcagcactgctgaggccacactttgaatcctgcctgggctcagttttgggcccctcactccaagaaggacattgagctgttggagtgtgttcagagaagttGATGAAGGGTCCAGAgcacaaatcttgtgaggagcagctgagggacctggggctgttcagcctggagaaaaggaggccgaGACTTTCCATCTCTCTACAACACCTGGTTGGAGCCAGGTGCGTGTTGGTtgcttctcccaaggaacaagcgacagaacaaaaggaaatggccatAAGtagcaccaagggaggtttaggttggacatgaggaacaatttctttcccaaaagggtTTTCAAGGgcagtcccaggctgcccaggtgtggcagttcaggctgggtgcctcctgttactgccacacaagctacacctccagtgtccagaGGGTCCAACCCAGGAGGgccctcaaaccaggacagcagGGCAGACTCCTccagtggtggaatccccatccctggaggggttccaggtCTATGTAgctatggtgctgagggacacggtttagtggtgaccgGGCAGAGGTGGGTTAGCAGACTACGACCAGTGGTGAACACGTTACCCACCTGTGCTTGTGAAGGATAAGcactcccagcagcagaacatggGTTCATGGTGAATAAGGGGTATGTGAACTGCAAGGAAGGTGTGGCAGCTTCAGTCTTACttttccccacagcagcactctCGTTTTCTTGCTGGTGCAGAGGAACACCTACCAGTTCTGAGGGCTGTCGAATCAACGTCACTAAACTtagacaaacaaacaacagaaaagccCCACAGAAAACATCAGACTTGAAGATGAGTGCAGAAACACTTGCAGCTACACACACTTCCACTCACTATCACCAAGAAAACTACTTCCACTGTCTGCAAGCCACAATCATCGTTATTGCCTTATTGCCTGCTTCAGGGATAAAACCAAAATCAGCTAAGGAAGTTTTTTGTTCTGTGCAGTAATTCAGCTTTATGCCTCAATAAAATCTTTTATCAGCACACTAACAGCTACAGAGCCAGGCTGTAAACTGGTACATTTTTGCCCCAAGTTTTCCCCTCCACACCATAGCCCAAATCAATTGCTCTTAACATTTTATTTGTGATCCAAAAATCCGCTTTGCTTTCAGCAAGCTGCATGCTACAACTAGATAACATTCTTCCCTCACCTTTATTTACATTACATGCTGCAATCAAGGTGGTAAAGCAATTAATCTTTGAACTACATCCATGCAACATACAGAGGGGGCCAAACCCAAGGTCAGTTTGATTGgcacagtttaaaaccatcccTCTGATGTTATTAAAAATAACTCTtcattcaggaaagaaaaaaatcagtcagGTTTGAGATCTACAACAACAACAGAGAACTAAAATTAATTGCAACACACTTGTTAAGGGTTACTCCAGATTCTTGGGGTTCTTGGCATCTGGGGTTTTCTGTCTGGATGCTGTTGAATCTGTCTTCCAACCGAACTCTGACTGCAGATTTAGGTCTAGGCTCTGGTGCCAGTACCAGATTCTCAGCAAGTATGTTTTCTTTATTGGCCCCAACAAACGCTTCGCTACGTTTAACTTTCACTAAACCGTGTCCTGGGACTTCTACAGAGCCACTGTTAGGTGTTCTCTCTGTTTGGTTCAAAGGGAGGTTGGGCTCGCTAAGTAACATCATTCTGAGCTCCTGAAAGTCAGCATAGCTCAAACGTGGGTTCGAACTCCGCAAACTGCTGTCAGAGGGCAACCCTGACTGGCAGCTAGCTGAGTAAGCCGGCTGGTTCCCAGAGCTGTTTGAAGAACACCCCTCCTGACCACTGCTCAAGGAGGTCTGGTGCGGAAGGGGGTCTGCAGAATTACCAAGCAAGGAGAAAGAACTGAGCCTAGCTTCCACTTCACCTCCACCAGCTTGTGCCTCCATATGGGAGTAAAgtatgtgctgcagctgggtatACTCAATTTCCATCAGCTCCACCAGGCTGACGTCTGTGGTGGTGAAGCTAAGATTTTGCTCACCAAAGGAAACGTCACTTGAGCCTCCAGGTCCGACAGCAACCGGAGCAGGATCAGGAACACTAGCTGTGCTTTGAGGAATGGAGGTCTGAGGCTCTTCTGGGGCTGATCCTGACATGACTACAATAAACCTAAGCAGTTACCAGTGTGTGTCTCTTCCAACAGTAAACCATAAAGCCTGCAAGAATTATCAATACTGgcgaaaaagaaaaagaaaaaagactaaAGAAAAAagactaaaggaaaaaaaaaaaaaaaaaaaaaaaaaggaaagaaagaaaaaaagaaagaaagaaaaagcaaagaagtATCACTTAATGCAGACCCAGCAGCACCGCCAGGTAAGGCAGCAAGGCACAAGCTCCTGATAGCAGGTACCAGCCCCTTCAACCACGGCTCCCCACTCTGAGCCCGGCTGAATCCCTCCCTCCCAGTCCAAGGCAACTGCTGAGGAGAAACAGGTTTCACCTGCCAACACCCAGCCCGGGGAGGGAGGCTCTGAGTCCTCTGCTCTATGTCCTCGGCTCCCTAAGACTCCCTCCGAGGAGCCCCCCCTAAGGGTCTGAGGGCCCCAGCGCAGCCGCACGGCAACGCGGAGGGGCAGGCCGCGGCTAACGGCAGGCGGTGGCGGggggcagctgcctcctgccgcAAGGCTCCGCGGGCGGAGGCTGCCCTCGGTGGGAAGGGGCAGCGGAGGAAGGGAGCCGCTACCCCCCGAGCCCAGCCCAACGCTCTGGACTGCGGCCCAACCCCCACCGCCACCGCACCCGCCGCCCGCGCGCCTCCGCCAACGGCCGCGCGCAACCGACGGCCGCGCGCCTGCGGCCTGCTGCGCCCTGCCCCGCGCTGCAGGGCCGCCGCCCTCggaggggaggggtccctgTGCCCCGGCCCCGTGTCCCGGGCTGGCGCTGGGGGGTTCGCGTTCTGGCCGCTTCGGGCTGTGGAAGCCCGGCCAGGCGGGGCCAGGCCCGTGGGGAAACGACCGAGAGCAGGGAAACATTCAAGGAGGCTCCACGGGAGCCGGCACCTCCCTCCTGCGGGCGAGGCTGCCCAGGTCAACGCTGACGCAGCGAGGCTGCCCTCACCGCCAGCCCTTACGCGGTGTCACAGCGCTGCTGCTCCACGCCGGCCTCCCTCGTTTAAACATTGAACACGTTAAACATAACCTCTTTGTTTTTCGCCACCACGAGGTTTGGGAGTTCCCCAGCGCACAGCAGACCAGTTGCATCGGCTGCAAgttagagcagggcagagctcagccccctcAGGAGCACAGAGCGGGGCTGTGGGCTAGATCGCTTCCAAATCCTCCCCCTaaaacagcctgggcagggctctgaggTCCTGACAGCTGAGGAATGGCCTTCACCTCTTCAAGGGATTCATGTCCCACTTCATTACTCTCAGCTGCTAGTTGTTAGCAGCACAGATCGTAGGAAGGAAAGTTCTAAGActtctgtgaaacactggagGCAGAAAGCTCTTTCCTACATCCTTACCTTTCCTAAAGCTCTTTCCTACATCCCTACATTTCCTAcatgaagtcaccatcactggaggtgtttaacaggagactggatggggcacctggtgccatggtttagttgattagatggtgtcgggtgataggttggacacggtgatctcagaggtcttttccaacctggtcaattcaattcaattcaattcaattcaattcaattcaattcagttctgtTCTTATTTCTAATCTGTAGCCCTGGATTTCCTCTTGGAATACTAAATAAGTAAATTATAAACACTTTCATACTTTGCCAGTGTTCAAAAGCTATTCTTCGATAGAAAAATCATCCAAATaccctttaattattttttccccctggactTGCAAAAAAATATTACCACAGGTTCATGAAactgagcttggatgtgagatCTTTCACCTTGTGAACTGCTGTCTCCACCACAGGCATCTCACCATCATGAGCAGTTTGTACCTATTTCTGCCACTTGTTATGCATTTCAGTATTAAAACCAGACACCTGTGacagcagaggctccagaaaCCAGTCAGAGAGAGAGGGGATAAAAATGCCACtccagaaaataaaaatccaattCAAACAGTTCCCTTTGGGAGGTTAAAGCTAATGAAGTCTGGTTGCTGCATTCTTTACTGATGTCCATATTGAGTCGAGGTTGCATGCGCTGACATTTCCCCTGTTGAAACACGCTGGTTTGTGTAAAATGTAGCCAAAGTCTGAAAGTCACAGGGGTGCCTTTCAGAAACTTTAAAAGCAGTGTTGCACAGATTGGACTCAACACacactttcctcctcctgcctgctatCCTTTAGAATGCAGATTAGTCTTTTATGGACGCAATAATCTTATATTATTCCAGACTTTTCAGAGGCTTTCACATCTGAATTTACCAAAATGCTCTTTGGAAACGGAATTTAGCTTAGTACGAACCCAGCTAAAAGCTCGAAATAGTAAGTTGGTTCATCTTAGTCAAAAGTCTGAACAAAGCCAGgcaattgtttcttttttcccctctctcttgcaATGCATGATAATAACTCAGGACTATTTTTAGTCTTTGCAAATTGAGTTAAATTGTTGTGTTCTTTCCAGCCTCGCGTTCACTGTCTGTTGCAGTGCAGAGCACGGAAACCTTGCTGCAAACCCCAGGTCTGGGTCATTGTAAACTATATAAAGCCCTCAGTGTTTTGTCTGTACACTGTGGGGCTTCTTTGCCACTGCCTCTGTGGGAGGATGCATTTCACGTTCTTAAGTTGTGCAGATCCCCCAACTTGATGTTTCCTAGAAGATGAAAAGCCACACATCCATTTAATTACAGTGTAAAGTCAAGGAATTGATAAATGATGTAAACTTCTTTCAAGTTGAAACTTGAATTAATTTCCCCACCCTTCTCTTTAGAGTTTTCATTGTGAAATCTAAAAATAACAAACTTCCTCATTCAAATGAATAAAAGAAAGAAGCCCTTCAGGGGATGTTTTGGAACcgagagaaaaataaacatgTTTTCATGTGCTTTTTTTAGAGTGCCTACAAATAACCATCAATGGGGTAGTGATGTCCTTAAACAATGAGGAAAatgaagagctggggctgttcagcctggagaaaaggcagctcaggggGATGTGTGGCgggggaaaccttagagcagctttccagtacctgaagggggctacaagaaagctgggaagggactttttacaagggcttgtaatgattggacaagagggaatggattgaagcttgagatttagaataagaatagaatagaataagaatataatttgaatagaattaaccaaatTCTATTTCTAATAGAaaataattagaatagaatagaatagaatagaatagaatagaatagaatagaatagaatagaatagaatagaatagaatagaatagaataagaatgaGAATAAGAATACAATttgaagagaattaaccaggttggaaaagaccttcttcacagtgagggtgttgagacactggaagaggctgctctgggaggctgtggatgcctcctctctggaggtgttcggggccaggctggatgtggccttgagcaacttgagCTAGTGGAAGatgggggtttggaactagatgatttttaaggtcccttccattctctTGAGGTCTGTTGAGAAGCAGCCAGTGTTCAGAAAACCACAGACACATGCAGATTTAAGAAGTGCACAGCGGTTCTCTGTAGATGTTTATTCTACTTACAGTAACAAAAACCTGTGAAGTCCCATATTTTAATGTACAGTGATATATTTTGCCATATAAAATACAATTTACAGAAATGTCTATCAAGTAAACCTAAACAAACACACTTTAACTTTTTGCATACTTTTAGGTATGTTTTTAAATTAGAAACATCtcgttaagaaaaaaaaaaggggggggaaaaaaccaaagaaaagaagaagcaaTCTTACACCGTAGTAGATGTTTGCATTTCATACCACCCCTCTGCACGTTCATGTTTTGTCTACAGGTTCAGAAGACAGGTGGATCCTTTCAACCAGCAAATCCTTGATGGGAAAAGGACTTCAAAGATGCACCAGGATGGACCGTCAGATCTGTGGTGAGGTACATGGCCTGCGTGCTACTTGTAATGTAGTCTTCAACCGCTCGCAGCAAGCTGATTTTTACGTCTCCAAAACTAGTGTataaaaaaatatcaaaatatGTACCCAAGTGTTCATTTACACCGTCAAATAAATTAAGCAGGGTTCCATTTCATGCTTGGCATACTTGAAGAATACATGAAAAGTAGCAGTGGCATGTAATTCCTTGTCAAAAGCGTCCCTCTCGATCGACCTTAAGGACCACCACTCTGCTTTGCAAGCTTTACTCGGTTTTTTCAGAGGAGAGTTTTGTCACGTGCACTACCAGCCTAAGTAGGgtctaacaaaaaaaaaaacccaaaacccactatttttttttttccccctttatcaGGAGCAAAACACTTTTAGAATGCAAAGCCCAAGAACATGGGGGCATTTCTTAAATCCGTGGCAGAATTCTGCAAAaccaaaagaatcccaaagaaTTGCTCCGCTGAACCGGCTCAGTGGAGAGAACACATTGAGTGGCCAAGTTAACCAGGTCATTCTCCTTTCCTTTGGTATATACCAATTTTTTGTAGTCTTGGCTGTTTTCAATTACATGTctgatggggttttttcccctgtgtctTGCTGGTTATAAAGGTGctaattttttttgtgtgtgtgtgtgtgttctttcATTACAGACGTGTAAAAATGCAACATTTAAAACCCCTCATcctcatggaaaaaaaaccctaagtgGGACTGGACTTGTTTCTTCTCTGTACACTTTAACAGATGGATTGCAGCACACACTGCACCTGCATATAAAAAGGAAGATAGTGCACTTTGAGCTTAGAACATTCCATTTTCAGATCCTCCATCAGTCACAAGTGATGATTAA
It encodes:
- the TCFL5 gene encoding transcription factor-like 5 protein, translating into MSGSAPEEPQTSIPQSTASVPDPAPVAVGPGGSSDVSFGEQNLSFTTTDVSLVELMEIEYTQLQHILYSHMEAQAGGGEVEARLSSFSLLGNSADPLPHQTSLSSGQEGCSSNSSGNQPAYSASCQSGLPSDSSLRSSNPRLSYADFQELRMMLLSEPNLPLNQTERTPNSGSVEVPGHGLVKVKRSEAFVGANKENILAENLVLAPEPRPKSAVRVRLEDRFNSIQTENPRCQEPQESGVTLNNLVTLIRQPSELVGVPLHQQENESAAVGKSKTEAATPSLQFTYPLFTMNPCSAAGSAYPSQAQTSGTSCTILEAAKHQDLGVPKTLSFCYQEIESTKQTVAAMSKSLPEEVWIKVGGDTVCKQTMNRRSCGHLSPLDPNADRKPLGEIQNLRADCQGPASAPGPWQANPSMQVPSGAQDGVAQRRERHNRLERDRRRRIRVCCDELNLLVPFCTVDTDKATTLQWTTAFLKYIQERHGDSLKQEFETVFCGKTGRRLKIASSDSFVTCPVQENAHGYGDQIV